Below is a genomic region from Henckelia pumila isolate YLH828 chromosome 3, ASM3356847v2, whole genome shotgun sequence.
GCAGGAGCTCCAATCATCTTACTCAGCTCCTCACCCTTCAATTATGAAAGAGAGTGACATAACGTTCAGAAATAGGTTTGCGTACAAATCAGAAGACACCAAGAGAAAAGTGATATTGGTCAGGCATAATAGGCTCACTTGTGCTGTAGTGATTGGTACAGCACCTGGATGGTCCACGAAGAACTGCTTGTCATCCCGAAGATCTAATCCCCAAAAATGTTAAAgaatcaataaataaaatatgtttccCAAATTATGCACAAAAATTTAGTTGCCTATCCACAAGAGATTTTTTTCCCCaacatgtaaaatatttaaatttaggTCATTTATTTACTTTTGAACCCACTGGGATGTATAAACATAGAAAAGATATATCAAGAAATCAGACCCTAATGCCTTTCACATCTCATCAACATGCTAATGACTGTCCACAAAAGCTTCCTCAATGAACGAAGCTTTACAGACTTGTGTAGACAACAGACCCATAAAGGGTGCAAAAAGAAACATAGCAATCAAATTTCAAGAAGATGGTAGAATTCGTACCCAAGCACCAAAACCATTAACAGCAGAGGTAAACTAATTCCATTTGAGCTTCTTTTTTCTACAGTCCGCTTATCCAGAGAAGATGTTTttctaaattaatatttaatggggAAACATGGCAACATCAAATTAAAAACACCAGCAGTGTTACATCTTAGCCGGTCAAATGTCACAAACAACAGTGACAGCAATAAAATGACAGTAGCCTAAATCATACTTTCCGCCATATTTTTCATTGGATATAAATTGTATCAAATAAAACTACCTTAAAAACTACTGGCCAGATATTACTCGATACAGTTTTTGTTTGGATAGCTGGAGCACAGAAGTTAAGCATCGAAGATCATCAACACCTACGACTTTTAGCCGTGACTTACAAGGGCATCTTTCTCCATCTGTATTCACGTATAATACCTAATGTTGTTGCTTGTGTTGTTTACGGTGGCGTCAGTTTAGAGGGTGCATATGAATAAAAAATCTCACCAAGTTTTGTTCCAACAAGAACTATAGGGACCCCAGGGGCATAATGCTTCAGTTCAGGAATCCACTGGCaaaattagaaaataaaatactcCATCAAGAAAAAAGAGGCAGCTGCGAGTAGAAGGGAAAAGAAGGAAGTCGACAAAGTAAGAGAAAGCAAATGAACAGAGATCGAGTCATCACCTTCTTGGAGACATTTTCATAGCTGGCCTTGCTAATAAGAGAAAATGCCAAAATGAAAACATCAGCTCCACGATAACTCAAAGGTCTCAACCTATTATAATCCTCTTGTCCTGCTCAATAAAATGAAAATGCAAGTTCATTGAAGTACAACAAAAATACACATATGTTCATGGATTTCTAAGATTATAAAGACAATTAACAACATCAGAAAATGTATAAGAAGCTTTAGTAATTCATGAAAGATATGTCTAGTGCCGACCTGCAGTATCCCATAGGCCAAGATTAACGGTGCTTCCATTGACAACCACATTTGCACTGAAATTATCGAACACGGTTGGCACATAATCCTATTTCATTTCACAATGGGAATCAGGTGAAAAATGATGACAAATTTTCATGGGAAAACAACATAGCATCGAATTCAAATccaatttgaataaaatattcGCGGTATGATTGCACAATAATAGGAGAATCAAGTATCCTTGAAGACAACTATTGCAGTTACTACATGACATACACCAGTGAAGCATGAAGATACACATTCTTCCTCTTGATCTAACAAGGATATTCTTCAAAAAGATAGAGAATTGCACCTCAGGTCCTCCACCACAAAGAAAAATTAGAGAAAGACGGGATCTTCACAAAATCATTCGACTTCCCATCAATGATATCAACTCCGGATTCAAAATGTGCTCATTATTTAACTCCAAATCAAAATCATTAACACAGGACAGGGAAATGCAGGACCAACATAATATTTGTCATTTCAATTTATTTCTCAAGAACAAAGGAAATCACAAAGAAATCATAAATGCTTAAACAGATCACAGAACGAAAAATCATCCAGAAACAACAAATACAGAGAGtccaattcatatatatatatatatatatatatatatatatatatataaataaatatcagACCGTGGGGAAGGTGTTGCTGGTGTAGGAAATCAAGAGACAGGTCTTGCCAACGGCACCATCACCTACTGT
It encodes:
- the LOC140893390 gene encoding rac-like GTP-binding protein RHO1, which translates into the protein MSASRFIKCVTVGDGAVGKTCLLISYTSNTFPTDYVPTVFDNFSANVVVNGSTVNLGLWDTAGQEDYNRLRPLSYRGADVFILAFSLISKASYENVSKKWIPELKHYAPGVPIVLVGTKLDLRDDKQFFVDHPGAVPITTAQGEELSKMIGAPAYIECSSKTQQNVKAVFDSAIKVVLQPPKQKKKKSKAQKACSIL